Proteins encoded by one window of Blautia luti:
- a CDS encoding 3-hydroxyacyl-CoA dehydrogenase NAD-binding domain-containing protein yields MKKNYKIAVAGTGYVGLSIATLLSQHHQVTAVDIIPEKVDMINNRKSPIQDDYIEKYLAEKELNLTATLDAKVAYSDADFVVIAAPTNVYLKLSVAA; encoded by the coding sequence ATGAAAAAGAACTACAAGATTGCTGTTGCTGGAACTGGTTATGTTGGTTTGTCGATTGCCACATTGCTTTCCCAGCACCATCAGGTGACTGCTGTGGATATTATCCCGGAGAAGGTGGACATGATCAACAACCGTAAGTCCCCAATTCAGGATGACTATATCGAAAAATATCTCGCAGAAAAAGAACTGAACCTGACCGCAACTCTGGATGCAAAGGTTGCATACTCTGATGCGGACTTTGTTGTTATAGCGGCTCCTACGAATGTCTACCTCAAACTTTCAGTGGCGGCATGA
- a CDS encoding glycosyltransferase family 4 protein codes for MSNKKKLLIYAHYYIPDTASTGQILRELAEGMLDKFDITVICVVPSYLGTIEDKYKTQKHYEEDINGVKVLRIRVPEFSKTNKKSRVKNIVSYFFGAMGATFKVGKMDYVFSISQPPILGGLLGVWGKWMKHAKYIYNIQDFNPEQVLAVGYTKSKIITDAMMWFDKFSCKRSDLVITVGRDLVETVENRFKGKKVPKTVMINNWIDENEIYPLDENNEKVQAFKKKYGLDGKFVIMYSGNIGLYYDLENLIKVVERIKPGIKTADGREVVFAFVGAGSVLDKLKNYVKEHHMDNVTFIPYQDKADLIYSLNAGDVHWCVNAKGIKGVSCPSKAYGIMAASKPILGVLESGSEVRCLIEDTHGGLCCEPGEYDKVEKNIRWFIDNAGNSELKAMGARGRENLEKNLTRNVSVRKYAEEILKL; via the coding sequence ATGTCAAATAAGAAAAAACTTCTGATTTATGCTCATTACTATATTCCAGATACTGCGTCAACGGGGCAGATCCTCCGTGAATTGGCGGAGGGTATGCTGGATAAGTTCGACATAACAGTCATCTGCGTGGTACCGAGTTACTTAGGAACTATCGAAGATAAATATAAGACGCAGAAACATTACGAAGAAGATATTAACGGCGTAAAAGTTTTAAGGATAAGAGTACCGGAGTTTAGCAAGACCAATAAGAAAAGCCGTGTGAAGAACATTGTCTCCTATTTCTTTGGAGCGATGGGTGCGACTTTCAAAGTCGGCAAGATGGACTATGTGTTTTCCATCTCCCAGCCTCCGATTCTCGGCGGTTTGCTGGGCGTCTGGGGGAAATGGATGAAACACGCCAAGTACATTTACAACATTCAAGACTTTAACCCGGAGCAGGTGTTGGCTGTTGGCTATACCAAGAGCAAGATTATCACTGATGCCATGATGTGGTTCGACAAGTTCAGCTGCAAGCGCAGTGACCTTGTAATTACAGTCGGTCGCGATTTGGTGGAAACGGTAGAAAATCGCTTCAAGGGTAAGAAAGTCCCGAAAACCGTTATGATCAACAACTGGATTGATGAAAACGAAATCTATCCGTTGGATGAGAATAACGAGAAGGTTCAGGCTTTTAAGAAGAAATACGGTCTCGATGGCAAGTTTGTCATTATGTACTCTGGCAATATCGGTCTTTACTATGACCTTGAGAATCTGATCAAGGTTGTGGAGAGAATCAAACCGGGAATTAAGACTGCCGATGGCCGAGAGGTCGTATTCGCATTTGTTGGTGCAGGCTCCGTGCTAGACAAGCTGAAGAACTATGTAAAAGAGCATCACATGGACAATGTGACTTTCATTCCGTACCAGGATAAGGCTGACCTGATTTATAGCCTAAATGCCGGGGATGTTCACTGGTGTGTGAACGCAAAAGGCATCAAAGGCGTGAGCTGTCCATCGAAGGCATACGGAATAATGGCCGCTTCGAAGCCCATTTTAGGGGTCTTGGAGTCAGGCTCTGAAGTTCGCTGCTTGATTGAAGATACACATGGCGGTCTTTGCTGTGAGCCGGGTGAGTATGACAAGGTTGAGAAAAACATCCGCTGGTTCATTGATAACGCTGGAAATAGCGAGTTGAAGGCAATGGGAGCCAGAGGTCGCGAGAATCTGGAAAAGAACCTGACCAGAAATGTGTCGGTGAGAAAGTACGCAGAAGAAATTCTGAAGCTGTGA
- a CDS encoding DapH/DapD/GlmU-related protein has translation MDWVTTSPCFHLKDNATGVCYAENPFEWKTKTCVGNDVWIGERATILSGLTIGDGAVIGGGSVVTKNVGPYEIWAGNPARFIKKTFCG, from the coding sequence ATTGATTGGGTAACAACGTCGCCGTGTTTTCACCTTAAGGATAATGCTACAGGTGTTTGTTATGCAGAAAATCCATTTGAATGGAAAACAAAAACTTGTGTTGGTAATGATGTCTGGATTGGAGAACGAGCTACGATATTATCTGGTTTAACAATCGGTGATGGAGCTGTGATTGGCGGAGGAAGCGTTGTTACTAAAAATGTTGGTCCGTATGAAATCTGGGCAGGAAATCCAGCTAGATTTATTAAGAAAACGTTTTGCGGATGA
- a CDS encoding glycosyltransferase family 2 protein has translation MAADITAIILTKNEEVNIEECIKSIIATVKRIVVIDSFSTDKTVEIAKRMGAEVYQHPFENYAKQYIYGVEVAKAETVWTLRIDADERLTPDSANELAQLCDSNMKTDVTGIVLRFKKNFLGKDLYHGGVYPWKKMNCYKTKFGEIEDRNMDEHIVLSSGKVIEMKNDCLHFDFKNLEYFVNKHNWYSSRETVDYFENLENAKAKSELDAKSWFKMNVYYKLPIGFRSHLYYLYRYYIKLGFLDGKEGKIYAFLQAYWYRYLVDAKIYECKKMGTRYQGKGALK, from the coding sequence ATGGCTGCAGATATTACAGCGATAATACTTACAAAAAATGAAGAAGTTAATATAGAGGAGTGCATTAAATCTATTATTGCGACAGTTAAAAGAATTGTAGTAATAGATAGTTTCAGCACGGATAAAACAGTTGAAATAGCAAAGAGAATGGGAGCAGAAGTTTACCAGCATCCATTTGAAAACTATGCCAAACAGTATATATATGGTGTGGAAGTTGCTAAGGCTGAAACTGTGTGGACATTAAGAATTGATGCAGACGAACGGTTAACCCCGGATTCAGCAAATGAGTTGGCACAGCTTTGTGATAGTAACATGAAAACCGATGTTACTGGAATTGTTTTGAGGTTTAAAAAGAATTTTTTAGGGAAAGATTTGTATCACGGTGGTGTTTATCCCTGGAAGAAAATGAACTGCTATAAAACAAAGTTCGGCGAAATAGAAGATCGAAATATGGATGAGCACATCGTATTAAGTTCTGGAAAAGTAATCGAAATGAAAAATGATTGCCTGCATTTTGATTTCAAAAATCTTGAATACTTCGTCAATAAGCATAATTGGTATTCGTCTCGTGAGACAGTAGATTATTTTGAAAATCTGGAAAATGCAAAAGCCAAGAGTGAACTAGATGCAAAGTCTTGGTTCAAAATGAATGTGTATTATAAATTGCCGATAGGTTTTAGATCGCATTTATATTATCTATATCGATACTATATAAAACTAGGCTTTTTGGATGGCAAGGAAGGAAAAATATATGCATTCCTTCAGGCATACTGGTACCGGTATTTAGTAGATGCGAAAATTTATGAGTGTAAAAAGATGGGGACTAGATATCAGGGCAAGGGTGCCTTGAAATAA
- a CDS encoding alpha-1,2-fucosyltransferase has product MAIKVIHVEGGLGNQMACYAVYVAVKESNPNDEFYIDTYLYDVKEAHATISMWNGYELEKVFGVKIPDIRSLFSEEQVAEQIEYLRKSEFWKHNWNYTEAFIEMMKKYNLDLKNAFGEIGESSSGIKSKIKNFVKSIITESTDSAFIYKGKRVAYALYKKVSKDCGEHLYERKEGNYFYNITLDFMKSKFLQDKVGDKVRAGLQFNTPKDEDNLKYLQLVQTTESVSIHIRRSDYLQFNEDCYKFGYFPKCISYIKTKVVAPVFFIFSDDLKWCENNISEIGLSRNDKVYFVGINSGDSSFRDMQIMANCKHNIATKSSFGWWGSFLNPNPNKITITQVSDYVSTKQF; this is encoded by the coding sequence GTGGCGATAAAAGTAATACACGTTGAAGGCGGACTGGGAAATCAGATGGCATGCTATGCAGTGTATGTGGCAGTCAAGGAAAGCAATCCAAATGATGAGTTTTATATTGATACATATTTATATGATGTCAAAGAAGCACATGCCACAATATCTATGTGGAACGGCTATGAACTTGAGAAAGTTTTTGGAGTGAAAATTCCGGACATTAGAAGTCTCTTCTCAGAGGAGCAGGTGGCAGAGCAAATAGAATATTTGAGAAAAAGTGAGTTCTGGAAGCACAATTGGAATTATACAGAAGCATTTATTGAGATGATGAAAAAATATAATCTCGACTTAAAAAATGCCTTTGGTGAAATAGGTGAATCGTCTTCTGGAATTAAATCTAAAATAAAGAATTTTGTAAAAAGTATTATTACAGAATCAACAGACTCGGCTTTCATATACAAAGGAAAAAGAGTTGCATACGCTTTGTATAAAAAAGTGAGCAAAGATTGTGGCGAGCATTTATATGAAAGAAAAGAAGGAAACTATTTTTATAATATCACATTGGATTTTATGAAAAGTAAGTTTCTTCAAGATAAAGTCGGGGATAAAGTGAGAGCTGGATTACAGTTCAATACCCCAAAGGACGAAGACAATTTGAAATATTTGCAGCTAGTCCAGACAACAGAATCGGTATCGATACACATTCGTAGGTCGGATTATCTGCAATTTAATGAGGATTGCTACAAATTTGGATATTTTCCGAAGTGCATTTCTTATATCAAGACAAAGGTTGTAGCTCCTGTGTTTTTTATTTTCTCTGATGATTTGAAATGGTGTGAAAACAATATTTCAGAAATTGGACTTTCAAGGAACGATAAAGTTTATTTTGTAGGTATCAATAGTGGCGATAGTAGCTTTAGAGATATGCAGATTATGGCAAATTGTAAACATAATATTGCAACTAAAAGTTCCTTTGGATGGTGGGGCAGTTTTTTAAATCCTAATCCAAATAAAATTACGATTACACAGGTTAGTGATTACGTTTCAACCAAACAATTTTAA
- a CDS encoding acyltransferase produces the protein MDIKRKVYNILILGKEILGVLRNYIPFKFWRIQYQSFPKIRGKVFINSYGNVRLGRDVMINSNIDSSQLGFFPKTILHTSKSGTIIIEDNVGISNATLNARDKIHIKKGARLGAGVKIYDNDFHDLYRENREDVPEVVPAKEVIVGENAFVGAGSIVLKGVHIGKNAIIGAGSVVTKDVPDNEVWAGNPAKYLKNR, from the coding sequence ATGGATATTAAAAGAAAAGTATATAATATTTTAATCTTAGGAAAAGAAATACTAGGAGTATTAAGAAATTATATTCCTTTCAAATTTTGGAGAATACAATATCAATCATTCCCTAAGATTCGAGGAAAAGTATTTATCAATAGTTATGGAAACGTAAGATTGGGGAGAGACGTTATGATTAATTCGAACATAGATTCAAGCCAGTTAGGGTTCTTTCCAAAAACAATTTTGCACACAAGTAAAAGTGGAACGATAATTATTGAAGATAATGTAGGAATTTCAAATGCTACATTAAATGCAAGGGATAAGATTCATATAAAAAAGGGTGCAAGATTAGGAGCAGGCGTAAAAATTTATGACAACGATTTTCATGATTTATATCGTGAAAATCGAGAAGATGTGCCTGAAGTTGTACCAGCCAAGGAAGTAATTGTAGGAGAAAATGCCTTTGTAGGAGCGGGATCGATTGTTTTAAAGGGAGTTCATATTGGAAAAAACGCAATTATAGGGGCAGGTTCTGTTGTAACCAAGGATGTACCAGATAATGAAGTGTGGGCCGGAAATCCGGCTAAATATCTTAAAAATAGATAG
- a CDS encoding alpha-1,2-fucosyltransferase — translation MKIVHCECGLGNQMCYYAQYLALQKKYPQEKVCLETFLFDVPGIEKHMKMWNGYELEKVFGIKVNDVKDELEEEYSSVINKILASKFWEIGWAASQNVISEILYNNNLIGLDNVRNVTCRRSKLKEFYVEHRNTVWGYLLRNIAWNISGKNNMNSYTTCEAFSDEKQEFFFDLFEIIRPNSGIQSIRKELLEAFSFPKLCGEKNISVASEIQNSDSVSIHVRKSDCYKYNADCFKFGYFKRSVGYVKQNVANAHFYIFSDDPEWVLHNLKTLGLDKKDEITFVNWNSGKDSYIDMQLMSMCKHNISTNSTFGFWASFLNKNPNKITCAPKGSFDVTNWF, via the coding sequence ATGAAAATCGTGCATTGTGAATGCGGCTTGGGTAACCAGATGTGTTACTATGCGCAATATCTTGCTTTACAAAAAAAATATCCACAAGAAAAAGTGTGCCTTGAAACTTTTCTATTTGATGTACCTGGAATAGAAAAGCATATGAAAATGTGGAATGGCTATGAACTTGAAAAAGTGTTTGGAATAAAAGTAAATGATGTGAAAGATGAATTAGAGGAAGAGTACAGTAGCGTAATTAATAAAATTTTGGCTTCGAAATTCTGGGAAATAGGATGGGCTGCTTCTCAAAACGTTATATCTGAAATATTATACAATAACAATTTAATAGGTTTAGATAATGTTAGAAATGTCACATGTAGAAGATCAAAACTAAAAGAGTTTTATGTTGAACATAGGAATACGGTATGGGGATATTTGTTAAGAAATATAGCATGGAATATTTCTGGGAAAAATAACATGAATTCATACACTACATGTGAAGCATTTTCAGATGAAAAACAAGAATTCTTTTTCGATCTTTTTGAAATAATTAGACCAAACTCTGGAATTCAATCAATTAGAAAGGAATTATTGGAAGCTTTTTCATTCCCAAAGTTATGTGGTGAAAAGAATATATCTGTAGCATCTGAGATACAAAACAGTGATTCAGTAAGTATTCATGTTAGGAAATCTGATTGTTATAAATATAATGCAGATTGTTTTAAATTTGGATACTTTAAAAGAAGTGTTGGATATGTAAAACAAAATGTTGCAAATGCACATTTCTACATATTTTCTGATGATCCAGAATGGGTGTTACATAATTTGAAAACACTAGGATTAGATAAAAAAGATGAAATAACTTTTGTTAATTGGAATAGTGGAAAAGATAGCTACATAGATATGCAATTGATGTCAATGTGTAAGCATAACATTTCTACTAATAGTACCTTTGGATTTTGGGCATCTTTTTTAAACAAAAATCCAAATAAAATTACATGTGCACCGAAGGGTAGCTTTGATGTCACAAATTGGTTTTAA
- a CDS encoding glycosyltransferase family 4 protein — protein MKVMWLINFALPTIAKGTAVNVNEGWISGMLNALVEFNSIHLAICYPQKRTKEVQYDTNTNVEYIGYPQKENSIKYDPDLKKVFGDIIDNVAPDIIHLMGTEFPHCYSMVEACMDKKIRQKLVVSIQGLVSIYSQHYLNSLPVEVVYGRTIRDWLKNENQSKAAKKLKSRGEYEEKALSLIPNVIGRTDWDRACTMQMAPNAQYYHNNEVLRKSFYDGKWSFDNCEKHSIFISQATTPIKGLHIMLRAMPLIKKKYPDVKLYVAGANISAFPIYKISSYGKYLKKLIQNQGLCENVVFTGPLVEKEMKSRFLASNVFVSSSVIENSPNSVGEAMILGVPCITSDVGGVKNMIKHEEEGFIYQTDAPYMIAYYVDKIFSMKADATLIGAKAREHALQTHDPIINGRELIEIYRKIKNENTEDDA, from the coding sequence ATGAAGGTTATGTGGCTGATAAATTTTGCCCTTCCTACAATTGCAAAAGGAACTGCTGTAAATGTAAATGAGGGATGGATATCAGGGATGTTAAATGCACTTGTAGAATTTAATAGCATTCATTTAGCAATATGTTATCCACAGAAAAGAACAAAAGAAGTTCAATATGATACGAATACAAATGTAGAATATATTGGTTATCCACAGAAAGAAAACTCGATAAAATATGATCCTGATCTAAAAAAAGTATTTGGCGACATAATTGATAATGTTGCTCCAGATATCATCCATTTAATGGGGACAGAATTTCCGCATTGCTATTCTATGGTTGAAGCGTGTATGGATAAGAAAATCAGACAAAAATTAGTTGTTTCCATACAAGGATTGGTATCCATATATTCGCAGCACTACCTTAATTCACTTCCAGTGGAAGTTGTGTATGGAAGAACAATTAGAGATTGGTTAAAAAATGAAAACCAAAGTAAAGCTGCGAAGAAGCTAAAATCCAGAGGGGAATATGAAGAAAAGGCTTTATCGTTAATTCCAAATGTAATAGGAAGAACAGATTGGGACAGGGCATGTACGATGCAGATGGCACCAAATGCTCAATACTATCACAACAATGAAGTTTTGCGTAAATCATTTTATGATGGAAAATGGAGTTTTGATAATTGTGAGAAACATAGCATTTTTATTAGTCAAGCAACAACTCCTATAAAAGGACTTCATATTATGCTGAGGGCAATGCCGCTGATTAAGAAAAAGTATCCAGATGTAAAGCTGTATGTTGCGGGTGCTAATATCAGTGCATTTCCCATATATAAAATAAGCTCATACGGAAAATATTTAAAGAAACTTATACAAAATCAAGGTTTATGCGAGAATGTGGTTTTCACTGGTCCGCTCGTTGAAAAGGAGATGAAGAGTAGATTTTTAGCATCTAATGTTTTTGTCAGTTCGTCTGTAATTGAAAATTCGCCAAATTCTGTTGGTGAGGCAATGATATTAGGTGTTCCTTGCATAACCTCTGATGTTGGGGGAGTAAAGAATATGATAAAACATGAAGAAGAGGGATTTATTTATCAGACAGATGCTCCTTATATGATTGCTTATTATGTGGATAAAATCTTTTCAATGAAGGCTGATGCGACGTTAATTGGAGCGAAAGCGAGAGAACATGCGCTACAAACTCACGACCCAATAATTAATGGAAGAGAATTAATTGAAATATATAGGAAAATAAAAAATGAGAATACCGAAGATGATGCGTAG
- a CDS encoding CatB-related O-acetyltransferase translates to MRIPKMMRRIIVDYYAKKKKQEIGCINIPIDILKKKIGVGVMLGENVTFIDRDVEIKDYTYINSGYLYPGVRIGKYCSMGHNVCIGPGEHYINRLSTYPICTRVLKEKLQNEFPKVKPTILNNDIWIGHGAVIMQGVKVGNGAIVAAGAVVTKDVPAYSIVAGVPAKIIKYRFREELIQKLDKFQWWDKNEEWIAQHKELFTKNIYDDNLFEEIK, encoded by the coding sequence ATGAGAATACCGAAGATGATGCGTAGAATAATTGTAGATTATTATGCGAAGAAAAAGAAACAAGAAATTGGTTGCATAAACATACCGATTGACATTCTGAAGAAAAAAATAGGTGTAGGTGTGATGTTAGGTGAAAATGTCACATTTATAGATAGAGATGTAGAAATTAAAGACTACACGTATATAAATAGTGGTTATCTTTATCCTGGAGTAAGAATTGGGAAATACTGCTCAATGGGACACAATGTTTGTATTGGACCTGGGGAACATTACATAAATAGATTATCGACATATCCTATTTGCACACGCGTATTAAAGGAAAAATTGCAGAATGAGTTTCCAAAAGTTAAGCCAACAATATTAAACAATGACATTTGGATTGGTCATGGTGCTGTTATTATGCAAGGAGTCAAAGTGGGAAATGGTGCAATTGTTGCAGCTGGGGCAGTAGTTACTAAAGACGTTCCGGCCTATTCTATAGTTGCAGGAGTCCCCGCCAAAATAATAAAGTATAGATTCAGGGAAGAGTTGATTCAAAAGCTTGATAAGTTTCAATGGTGGGATAAAAATGAAGAATGGATAGCACAACATAAGGAATTGTTTACTAAAAACATTTATGATGACAATTTATTCGAGGAGATAAAATGA
- a CDS encoding LicD family protein yields the protein MISGDMLRKLQMTELEILLKVDDICRKNNIKYFLVGGTLLGAVRHQGFIPWDDDLDIAMPRADYQKFVEISSKALGSQYHFQCVENDADYWLLFGKVRKNGTVFAESRLKNIQTNKGIFIDVFPLDDGNKPNDFLQKVRIKTARKIQYVMYCRRGVIAGDVPLQIKILTKLSRVMSINKWMRLGQKIVSHKNRNAKYYFNVGSNYNYKKQTILKEKYYPLKELEFEGHRFFVPNDYDFVLKQIFGTNYMELPEKEKRVNHAPEYISF from the coding sequence ATGATTTCAGGGGATATGTTGAGAAAACTGCAGATGACTGAATTGGAAATACTTTTGAAAGTCGACGATATCTGTAGAAAAAATAATATTAAATATTTTTTAGTCGGTGGAACCTTACTTGGAGCAGTAAGGCATCAAGGATTTATACCTTGGGATGATGATCTTGATATAGCGATGCCGAGAGCTGATTATCAAAAATTTGTAGAAATATCCAGTAAGGCATTGGGAAGTCAATATCATTTTCAATGTGTAGAGAATGATGCTGATTATTGGTTATTATTTGGAAAAGTGAGAAAAAATGGGACGGTCTTTGCTGAAAGCAGGTTAAAGAATATACAAACAAATAAAGGTATATTTATAGATGTATTTCCACTAGATGATGGAAATAAGCCGAATGATTTCTTGCAGAAAGTCAGAATTAAGACCGCACGAAAAATCCAGTATGTTATGTATTGCCGAAGAGGGGTAATAGCTGGGGATGTGCCTTTGCAAATTAAAATTTTGACAAAATTATCTAGGGTAATGAGCATTAATAAATGGATGCGTTTAGGGCAGAAAATTGTATCGCACAAAAATAGAAATGCAAAATATTATTTTAATGTGGGGTCAAATTACAACTATAAAAAGCAGACAATATTAAAAGAAAAATATTATCCGTTAAAAGAATTGGAGTTTGAGGGACATAGATTTTTTGTCCCAAATGATTATGATTTTGTTCTGAAACAAATTTTTGGAACGAATTATATGGAATTGCCAGAAAAAGAGAAAAGGGTTAACCATGCACCGGAGTATATATCGTTTTGA
- a CDS encoding O-antigen ligase family protein has product MKIRKSSIMIVILLLMLFEIFLFPVKFYNYASYILALVLFIYVIKIGGQFRSMWYVFMFPIAILFSTYINYGYGSRILFFTMIYGLMIVDAFYIIADYIKKESYSRLLDILRSFFLSIMILNDMLCILGIKFYGTYYLIGSKFRVVYLHCLVIVLLYSKIRRLKKVKLSGLAIYSIIISQIVDCSTGVVAVLVVWGMLMIKDILIERISGVKFIAILWGGITLIYVSLNTVLQIPSIQYFITKILGEDSSLTGRTRIYAYLTEIILKNPIWGYGHQNTIVEKIVGFGNAQNGTIKFLIDYGAIGLCAFIALVVITFYRLGKTSRSVKEKAYSFVVLITTLFICSIVEVSFNAYMYLALAVIAGLSIATKEVGDG; this is encoded by the coding sequence ATGAAAATAAGAAAGTCCTCTATAATGATAGTAATTTTATTGTTGATGCTATTTGAAATTTTCCTGTTTCCGGTAAAATTTTACAATTATGCGTCATATATTTTGGCCTTAGTATTATTTATATATGTTATCAAAATTGGCGGCCAGTTTCGCTCTATGTGGTATGTGTTTATGTTTCCGATAGCTATTCTTTTTTCAACATATATCAACTATGGATATGGTAGTAGGATTCTCTTTTTTACAATGATATATGGGTTAATGATTGTAGATGCATTCTACATAATTGCTGACTATATAAAAAAAGAATCATACAGTAGGCTTTTAGATATTTTAAGATCATTCTTTTTAAGCATAATGATTTTGAATGATATGCTTTGCATCTTAGGAATCAAATTTTATGGAACGTATTATTTAATTGGAAGTAAATTTAGAGTTGTATATCTGCACTGTTTGGTGATAGTGCTGTTGTATTCAAAAATTAGAAGACTAAAAAAAGTTAAACTTTCAGGATTGGCTATATATTCAATTATTATTTCTCAAATAGTAGATTGCTCGACTGGAGTTGTTGCAGTTTTAGTGGTTTGGGGAATGTTGATGATAAAAGATATCTTGATAGAGCGAATTAGTGGTGTAAAGTTTATTGCTATTTTATGGGGCGGAATTACATTAATATATGTTTCACTAAATACGGTCTTGCAGATTCCTTCTATTCAATATTTTATAACAAAAATATTGGGTGAGGATAGTTCTTTGACTGGAAGAACGAGAATATATGCCTATTTAACTGAAATAATTTTGAAAAATCCAATTTGGGGATATGGACATCAAAACACTATTGTTGAGAAAATTGTCGGTTTTGGTAATGCTCAGAATGGAACGATTAAGTTTCTTATTGATTATGGAGCAATTGGCTTGTGCGCATTTATTGCGTTAGTAGTTATAACCTTTTATAGACTGGGGAAGACATCTCGAAGTGTTAAAGAAAAAGCATATTCATTTGTTGTGCTAATTACAACACTGTTTATTTGCTCAATTGTTGAAGTGTCGTTTAATGCATATATGTATTTGGCCTTAGCGGTTATTGCAGGACTGTCTATTGCAACTAAGGAGGTTGGCGATGGATAA